Below is a genomic region from Thermodesulfobacteriota bacterium.
ATCTCCGGATGCCAGCGCCGCGTAGTCGTAATCGGGATGGAGGGCGACGGCCAGGTTGGACGGGATGGTCCACGGCGTGGTCGTCCAGATGACGAAGAAGACTTTCTTCCCCGCCAGCGACGGGTGGATCTTCTCCGGCGGGTCGACGAAGGGGAACTTCACGTGGATGGAGTGGGAGGTGTGGTCCGCGTACTCGACCTCCGCCTCGGCCAGCGCGGTCCTGCAGGTCATGCACCAGTAGACCGGCTTCGTCCCCTGGTACACGGCCCCGGTCTCGACGAACCGGCCCAGCTCGCGCAGGATCCGCGCCTCGTAGTCGAAGGTCATCGTCCGGTACGGGTTCTCCCAGTCCCCGAGGACGCCGAGCCGCTTGAACTCGGCGCGCTGGATGTCGATGAACTTCGCGGCGTACTCGCGGCAGAGCCGCCGCTTCACGGCCGTCGGGAGCGTTTCCTTCTTCGCCCCGAGCGTCTTGTCCACCTGGTGCTCGATCGGCAGCCCGTGGCAGTCCCACCCCGGGATGTACACGCAGAGATGCCCCGTCATCGACCGGTGCTTGACGATGATGTCCTTGAGGATCTTGTTCAGCGCGTGGCCGATGTGCGTGTGCCCGTTGGCGTAGGGGGGGCCGTCGTGCAGTACGAAGGTGGGGCGCCCCTTCCGGCGCTCCAGCATCAACCGGTAGAGGTCCGGGGACTCCCACCGGGCAAGCATCTCGGGCTCCCGCTGGGCGAGGTTCGCGCGCATCGGGAAATCGGTCTGGGGCAGGTTCAGAGTGTTTTTGTAGTCCATCGGGGTTTTATATCATGCCTTCCGATTACTTGAACAGGTTCCGGATGTAATCCCCGAAGCCGCGGATCCCCTTGCGGAGGGTGTCCACGACGGCGTTGGCGGGATGGAGAGGGCACGGTTCCGTCGGCGCCGTCCCGGCGAGGAACGCTTCCCGGAGGATCTGGGGGCAGTTGCCCGTGGCGAGGCGTCCCGACGCGGGGTCGATCTCCGCGAACTCCACTCCCTCCGGCGGGACGAAGGCGGGCGGCCCGGCGTGGGAGTAGGCGGCCTGGAGGAAGCGGGCCCAGATGCGGAGCGCCCCGCGGGCGCCGGTCAGCCCGGTGTCGGCGCCGGAGTCGTATCCCACCCACACGACGCAGACCAGGCCGGGGGTGAAGCCCGCGAACCAGGAGTCCCGGTTCCCGTCCGTGGTCCCGGTCTTCCCCGACGCCGGGAAGCGGACCCCCATCTCCGCGGCCGCCCGGGCGGTGCCGCGCTCCAGCGTCCCCTCCAGCGCGTACGCGGTCAGAAACGCCGCGCGCGGGTCGACCGCCCGCTCCGCCCGCGCCTTCCTCTCCGCGAGGAACTCCCCGTCGGCGGCGACGACGGAGTACAGCGGGAACGGGTCGTGGCGCGTCCCGAGGGAGGCGATGGTCGCGTACGCGTAGGCGAGCTCCACCGGGGTGACCTCGAAGCTGCCCAGCGCCATCGAGGGGACGGGGGAGAGGCGGCTCGCGATGCCGGCGGCCCTCGCGGTCTCCTCTACCGCGTTCAGCCCGACGTCCCTCGCCAGCCGCACGGTGGCGGTGTTCACCGAGTTCTCGATGGCGGTCCGCACGGTGAGGTCGCCGTACGCTTTCCCGTCGAAGTTCGCGGGGGTCCACAGCCCCTGCGGGGTGTCGAACGAGATCGGCGCGCCGGAGACGGTCGTCGCCAGCGTCGTGTCCCCCCGCCCGCGGGCAGCTTCCGACAGCGCCGCCAGGAGGACGAACGGCTTGAACGCGCTCCCGGGCTGGCGCATCGCCTGCGCGGCGCGGTTGAACTGCGTCTCGCCGTAAGCCCGCCCGCCGACCATCGCGGTCATCTCCCCGGTCGCGGGGTCCACCGCAACCAGCGCCGCCTGCAGCGGCTCCCCCGAAGGCCCTTCCTGCCGCCCGATCTCGGCCAGCCCCCGCGCGACGGCGTCCTCCGCGGCGGCCTGGAGGACCGTGTCGAGCGTCGTGTAGAAGCGGTACCCCGCGCGGTACAGCTTCTCGTCCCCCAACTCGTCCTCGGTGACCCGCTGGATGTGGTCCGTGAAGTACGACGCCAGGCGGCCGTTGATGCGCCGCGGCCGGGTCCCCAGCGGGGCGGCGGACGCCCTGCGGCGCTCGGCCTCGCCGATCGTCCCGAGCTGCGCCATCCGGGAGAGCACCGCGTTGCGCCGCTCCTTCGCCGCGCGGGGGTCCCGCAGGGGGGAGTACCGGTTCGGGGAGCGGATGAGCCCGGCCAGCAGCGCCGATTCCGCGAGGGTGAGCTCCTCCGCGCGCTTCGAGAAGTAGAAGCCGGCCGCCTCCTCGATGCCGAAGATGCCGAGCGGCCCGTCCTGCCCGAAGTAGATCTTGTTCAGGTACAGCTCCAGGATCTGCGGCTTCGTGAACCGCAGCTCGAGGACGATGGCGAGCTCCGCCTCGCGCAGCTTCCGCCCGATGGTCTTCTTCGGGGAGAGGAAGAAGTTCTTCGCGACCTGCTGGGTGATCGTCGATCCGCCCTGCGCGAACCGGCGCTCCCGGAGGTTGGCGACCGCCGCCCGCCCGATGCCGAAGAAGTCGATGCCTTTGTGGGAGTGGAAGCGCGCGTCCTCGGCGGCGATCACGGCGTTTTGCAGATTGCGGGGGATGGCGTCGAGGGGGATCGGCCGCCGCGACTCCATCCGGGGGCCGAAGATCCGGGAGACCTCCTCCGGCTCGAGGCGCGCGGAAGGGAGCGGGTTCCCCACCCGCGAGGCGATCGACATCACCCTGCCGTCGCGGACTTCCAGCTCCGCGTACCCGTCGCCGACGGGGACCTCCCCGATCCGGTAGCCGCGGGTGACGATCCGGATCTTCCCCGCCTCCTCGGACCAGGTCCCGGGGCGGGACGGCTTCCCGGATACCTTCCGGTAGGAGAGCCGCCGCAGCCGCTCCTCGAACCGGAGATTCCCGAGGTGGTCCCCCGGGCGGATCTCCGTGGGGCGGCCGTAAACGATCGAGGGGACGTCGCCGGCCTCCACCGTGACTCCCCGGCCGACCTTGTAGTAGAGCCAGCCGCCGTGGATGAGCAGCGCCGCGGCGAAAAGCGGGAGGATGAGCTTCCGGATCAGAGCGCCCTGCCCGCCGCCCGGACGAACGGCCGGATCGCCGTCATCATCTCCGCGAACTTCTCGAAGGTTAGCGACTGCGGCCCGTCGGAGAGCGCCTTCTCCGGAGTGGGGTGCACCTCGATCATCAGGCCGTCGGCGCCCGCGGCGACCGCGGCGCACGCCATCGACGGGACGTAGGCCGCGACGCCAGTGGCGTGCGAGGGGTCGACGACGACCGGGAGGTGCGTGCGCTCCCGCAGCACGGGGATCGCGGAGAGGTCGAGCGTGTTCCGGGTGGAGTCCTCGAAGGTCCGGATCCCGCGCTCGCAGAGGATGACCTGGCGGCTCCCCTCGGAGAGGCAGTA
It encodes:
- a CDS encoding PBP1A family penicillin-binding protein, translated to MEAGDVPSIVYGRPTEIRPGDHLGNLRFEERLRRLSYRKVSGKPSRPGTWSEEAGKIRIVTRGYRIGEVPVGDGYAELEVRDGRVMSIASRVGNPLPSARLEPEEVSRIFGPRMESRRPIPLDAIPRNLQNAVIAAEDARFHSHKGIDFFGIGRAAVANLRERRFAQGGSTITQQVAKNFFLSPKKTIGRKLREAELAIVLELRFTKPQILELYLNKIYFGQDGPLGIFGIEEAAGFYFSKRAEELTLAESALLAGLIRSPNRYSPLRDPRAAKERRNAVLSRMAQLGTIGEAERRRASAAPLGTRPRRINGRLASYFTDHIQRVTEDELGDEKLYRAGYRFYTTLDTVLQAAAEDAVARGLAEIGRQEGPSGEPLQAALVAVDPATGEMTAMVGGRAYGETQFNRAAQAMRQPGSAFKPFVLLAALSEAARGRGDTTLATTVSGAPISFDTPQGLWTPANFDGKAYGDLTVRTAIENSVNTATVRLARDVGLNAVEETARAAGIASRLSPVPSMALGSFEVTPVELAYAYATIASLGTRHDPFPLYSVVAADGEFLAERKARAERAVDPRAAFLTAYALEGTLERGTARAAAEMGVRFPASGKTGTTDGNRDSWFAGFTPGLVCVVWVGYDSGADTGLTGARGALRIWARFLQAAYSHAGPPAFVPPEGVEFAEIDPASGRLATGNCPQILREAFLAGTAPTEPCPLHPANAVVDTLRKGIRGFGDYIRNLFK